One region of Roseovarius faecimaris genomic DNA includes:
- a CDS encoding ABC-F family ATP-binding cassette domain-containing protein, protein MSLITLRNLGLTIGTPLFSNLTFSIEKGDRIGLVASNGRGKSSLLSLIAGAQEPTTGEITTARGLRMALVAQNPPDALHPLSLYDTVLSALDPETAEMESWRVDIVLDDLSVPPELWHTPLAQLSGGWQRVALLARAWVSEPDVLLLDEPTNHLDLSRIGFLQNWIATIARGVPMLIVSHDRAFLDEVTTRTLFLRSEASEEFPLPYTEARAALDEKDHAAARRFENEVAKANQLRRQAAKLKNIGINSGSDLLLKKNKQLKERADSIVQAARPAHQEAGSGQIRLANSGAHAKALISFEPTEICIPDGPMLYTLPQSWISPGDRVVILGANGTGKTQLLTQVIAATRAEHPTIRVAPSAVPGISDQALSQLSAYKTPFDAVTSVSDIGDQKAIAELAAAGIAFGMQDKPIPALSGGQRSRLAMLLLRLQAPNLYILDEPTNHLDIDGQEALEHELLAHDTTALLVSHDRTFVRTIGTRFWQVVRKRLVEVDSPEPFFAEQLGAS, encoded by the coding sequence ATGTCCCTGATCACCCTTCGCAATCTTGGCCTGACCATCGGCACGCCCCTGTTTTCCAACCTCACCTTCTCCATCGAGAAGGGCGACCGCATCGGGCTTGTCGCCTCCAACGGGCGCGGTAAATCCTCGCTTCTGTCGCTGATCGCGGGCGCGCAGGAGCCGACCACCGGCGAAATCACCACCGCCCGCGGCTTGCGCATGGCACTTGTCGCCCAGAACCCGCCTGACGCGCTGCACCCGCTCAGCCTCTATGACACCGTGCTCTCGGCCCTCGATCCCGAGACCGCCGAGATGGAAAGCTGGCGGGTCGATATCGTGCTCGACGATCTCTCGGTCCCGCCCGAGCTGTGGCACACGCCGCTGGCGCAGCTTTCGGGCGGCTGGCAGCGGGTGGCGCTTCTGGCCCGCGCCTGGGTGAGTGAACCGGACGTGCTTTTGCTCGACGAGCCGACAAACCACCTCGATCTTTCCCGCATCGGGTTTCTGCAGAACTGGATCGCCACCATCGCGCGCGGCGTGCCCATGCTGATCGTCAGCCATGACCGCGCCTTTCTCGACGAGGTGACGACCCGCACGCTTTTCCTGCGCTCTGAGGCGTCCGAGGAGTTCCCCCTGCCCTACACAGAGGCCCGCGCGGCCCTGGACGAGAAGGACCATGCCGCCGCCCGCCGGTTCGAGAACGAGGTCGCCAAGGCCAATCAGCTCCGCCGCCAGGCGGCCAAGCTCAAGAATATCGGGATCAATTCCGGCTCTGACCTGCTGCTGAAGAAGAACAAGCAACTGAAAGAGCGCGCCGACAGCATCGTGCAGGCCGCCCGCCCCGCACATCAGGAGGCCGGTTCCGGCCAGATCCGCCTCGCCAATTCCGGCGCCCATGCCAAGGCCCTGATCAGCTTCGAGCCGACCGAAATCTGCATTCCCGACGGCCCCATGCTCTACACACTGCCGCAATCCTGGATCAGCCCCGGCGACCGTGTCGTGATCCTCGGGGCCAATGGCACCGGCAAGACGCAGCTCCTGACCCAGGTCATCGCCGCCACCCGCGCCGAGCACCCCACGATCCGCGTCGCCCCGTCGGCAGTACCCGGCATCTCCGATCAGGCGCTCAGCCAGCTTAGCGCCTACAAGACCCCGTTCGACGCCGTCACCTCCGTGTCGGATATCGGCGATCAGAAGGCCATCGCCGAACTGGCCGCCGCGGGCATCGCCTTCGGTATGCAGGACAAGCCCATTCCGGCCCTCTCCGGCGGCCAGCGCAGCCGCCTCGCCATGCTTCTGCTGCGGCTTCAGGCGCCGAACCTCTACATCCTCGACGAGCCGACGAACCATCTCGATATCGACGGGCAAGAGGCGCTGGAGCATGAGCTTCTGGCCCATGACACCACCGCCCTTCTGGTCAGCCACGACCGGACCTTCGTGCGCACCATCGGCACCCGCTTCTGGCAGGTGGTGCGCAAACGGCTGGTTGAGGTGGACAGCCCCGAGCCGTTCTTTGCCGAACAGCTGGGCGCAAGCTGA
- a CDS encoding pentapeptide repeat-containing protein, with protein sequence MADLPDDIARINALTSNARNTWFALLGVLVFVGITLMGVEHIDFYGVGRATELPLVNVDVPTRYFFVAAPILTAAIYGYFHLYLIRLWDVLGKADPVHQGQPLGDVVSPWLVTDAALHLRRRLRDDACTTPRTLEAAAMALNFLLAWGFGPLVLGLLWWQSMPAREFLWITLVATLALIVVLITGTASLAMLILRMRPSNSGQQINLWSTVPAMSAFLIIAPALLIFAFQRTEGPTEYLADLVLIGEDIVERPEGWLPYAIARDEFRDNWCRRKGIKAADCLDLGDREQSFKDEWRSRRSSSFADFQRPSWDGPFQKKPDLRNAVLISAYLVGANLSLIDLAGSEFWDANLEGADLSKANLSFTDFRNAELATASLRSTNILHASFVRTNLVDTHITFAKIESTVFWYANLTRTSFNNSQITNTTFFDTSLNSVDFSSSGMKEVNFGDVTLTSANFKFSYLDDVSFGHAKMANTVFDFSYLAGSLDTPTFFAEINLDGATNFGGAMRNLIVDKIDFDERTDFRNAFLDKSVSFSPDFAAQMGTPLNRPCQWVTTHLSDEEYFSLWRWWIERSPELIYWDQIAPPEWRNVPRLTPEDIAELGLTDCTWKTGPMPGAEASE encoded by the coding sequence ATGGCTGATCTGCCCGACGACATCGCCCGCATCAACGCGCTCACCTCCAATGCCCGCAACACCTGGTTCGCCCTCCTCGGTGTGCTTGTCTTTGTCGGGATCACGCTGATGGGGGTCGAGCATATCGACTTCTACGGCGTCGGCCGCGCCACTGAGCTGCCTTTGGTCAATGTCGACGTGCCCACGCGCTATTTCTTCGTCGCCGCCCCGATCCTGACTGCCGCGATCTACGGCTACTTCCACCTCTACCTGATCCGGCTTTGGGATGTGCTGGGCAAGGCCGACCCGGTGCATCAGGGCCAGCCTCTGGGCGATGTGGTCTCGCCCTGGCTCGTGACCGACGCCGCCCTGCACCTGCGCCGCCGCTTGCGCGATGACGCCTGCACCACCCCCCGCACCCTCGAAGCCGCCGCCATGGCGCTCAACTTTCTGCTCGCCTGGGGCTTCGGCCCTTTGGTGCTGGGGCTCTTGTGGTGGCAATCCATGCCCGCCCGGGAGTTTCTCTGGATCACCCTTGTGGCCACCCTGGCGCTGATCGTGGTGCTCATCACCGGCACCGCCAGCCTCGCCATGCTGATCCTGCGCATGCGCCCCTCGAATAGCGGCCAACAAATCAACCTCTGGTCCACCGTTCCGGCAATGAGCGCCTTCCTCATCATCGCTCCTGCCCTTCTGATCTTCGCCTTTCAGCGCACCGAAGGCCCGACCGAGTACCTCGCAGACCTGGTCCTCATCGGAGAAGACATTGTCGAACGCCCCGAAGGCTGGCTCCCCTACGCCATCGCCCGCGACGAGTTTCGCGATAACTGGTGTCGCCGCAAGGGGATCAAAGCGGCGGATTGTTTGGACTTAGGCGACCGCGAGCAGAGCTTTAAAGACGAATGGAGATCCCGCCGTTCCTCTTCATTTGCTGATTTTCAGCGTCCTTCATGGGATGGCCCATTTCAAAAGAAACCTGATCTAAGGAACGCGGTATTGATATCTGCTTATCTGGTTGGAGCAAACCTCTCGCTCATAGATTTAGCTGGTTCTGAATTTTGGGATGCTAATCTGGAAGGGGCTGATCTCAGCAAAGCTAATCTAAGCTTCACGGATTTTAGAAATGCTGAGCTGGCAACTGCAAGTCTGCGGTCAACCAACATACTGCACGCAAGTTTCGTAAGAACGAATCTAGTCGACACACACATTACTTTCGCAAAAATAGAAAGCACTGTTTTTTGGTACGCCAACTTGACCCGCACAAGTTTCAACAATTCCCAAATTACAAATACAACTTTCTTCGATACCAGTTTGAACAGCGTAGATTTTAGCAGCTCAGGCATGAAGGAAGTTAACTTTGGAGATGTAACTTTGACTTCGGCTAACTTCAAATTTTCGTACTTAGATGATGTGAGTTTTGGGCATGCAAAAATGGCAAACACCGTATTCGATTTCTCATATTTGGCTGGTTCATTAGATACACCGACTTTCTTTGCTGAAATCAATCTAGATGGTGCAACTAACTTTGGTGGTGCAATGCGCAATCTTATTGTTGATAAAATAGATTTTGACGAACGCACTGATTTCCGAAATGCATTTCTAGATAAAAGCGTTTCGTTTTCCCCTGATTTTGCAGCGCAAATGGGTACTCCGCTCAATCGCCCTTGTCAGTGGGTCACTACCCATCTGAGCGACGAAGAGTACTTTTCTCTTTGGCGCTGGTGGATAGAACGTAGCCCCGAACTCATATATTGGGATCAAATTGCCCCACCCGAATGGCGCAATGTCCCCCGCCTCACCCCCGAAGACATCGCCGAACTCGGCCTCACCGATTGCACATGGAAAACCGGCCCCATGCCGGGCGCGGAAGCGTCGGAGTGA
- a CDS encoding SUF system Fe-S cluster assembly protein, whose product MSQTPDPVEGAPLIAPSSTDHPLYDNIVEACRSVYDPEIPVNIFDLGLIYTIDIDTENAVKVVMTLTAPGCPVAGEMPGWVAEAVEPLPGVKQVDVELTWEPPWGMDMMSDEARLELGFM is encoded by the coding sequence ATGAGCCAGACCCCCGACCCGGTTGAAGGTGCCCCACTGATCGCACCGTCGAGCACGGATCACCCCCTTTACGATAACATCGTTGAGGCGTGCCGCTCTGTCTATGACCCGGAAATCCCGGTCAATATCTTTGATCTGGGCCTTATCTATACCATTGATATCGATACGGAAAATGCCGTCAAAGTGGTGATGACCCTGACCGCTCCCGGCTGTCCCGTGGCGGGTGAGATGCCCGGCTGGGTGGCCGAGGCCGTGGAGCCGCTTCCGGGCGTGAAACAGGTCGATGTGGAGCTCACCTGGGAACCCCCCTGGGGCATGGACATGATGAGCGACGAGGCGCGTCTCGAACTGGGATTCATGTAA
- a CDS encoding MarR family transcriptional regulator, with translation MIPISVLSGDLIQSSKLTDRQVNDAISALADAAQDVARWAPELRTGFARSSGDGWQFFLSSEGLALRSSLYLRAALRRLGKPFSTRIALASGSDSLPPDGNPNSATGPVFTTSGRLLQTLTGPHIQMAHATGGSAHAATLLADHISQGWTPAQARAMVLMLPPAPPTHATAAAALGISRQAVDQALSAAGYHALADALTAFEHEGTGP, from the coding sequence ATGATCCCGATCTCCGTCCTCTCAGGCGATTTGATACAATCGTCCAAACTCACCGACCGCCAGGTTAACGACGCGATATCCGCCCTGGCCGACGCAGCACAGGACGTGGCGCGCTGGGCGCCGGAGCTGCGCACGGGCTTCGCCCGGTCCAGCGGTGACGGATGGCAGTTTTTCCTGTCTTCAGAAGGGCTTGCATTGCGAAGCTCTCTCTATCTGCGCGCGGCCCTGCGCCGTCTGGGCAAACCCTTCTCCACCCGCATCGCCCTGGCCAGCGGGTCAGACAGCTTGCCCCCGGACGGCAATCCCAACTCTGCCACCGGCCCGGTCTTCACCACCTCCGGCCGCCTCCTCCAAACCCTCACCGGACCCCACATCCAAATGGCCCATGCCACCGGCGGCTCAGCCCATGCAGCAACCCTTTTGGCCGATCATATTTCCCAAGGCTGGACCCCCGCGCAGGCCCGCGCGATGGTGCTGATGCTGCCCCCTGCGCCGCCCACACATGCCACCGCCGCCGCAGCGCTCGGCATCTCCCGGCAGGCCGTTGACCAGGCGCTGAGCGCCGCTGGATACCATGCGCTGGCCGATGCGCTCACAGCCTTCGAACACGAGGGGACAGGCCCATGA
- a CDS encoding DUF3307 domain-containing protein, with amino-acid sequence MIETFTALLLAHVLADFTLQTNWINANKSRPHVLVLHGAIVWITAHLALGQIYDATLALLTAAHLLIDAIKTYGGFRKLGAFLLDQMAHLATLLAAASYAPTLWSTGAWAAYDPLLPLMALAAGAITALTAGRHAVALLMQPHTQRIRNAGLRDGGRQIGLLERGLIYLMMLAGQPLGVGFLIAAKSVLRFGTAMRDQRLAEYVIIGTLASFGWAIATALATQALLGALPPLEIIPSSP; translated from the coding sequence ATGATCGAGACATTCACCGCCCTGCTTCTGGCGCATGTCCTTGCCGATTTTACATTACAAACCAATTGGATAAATGCCAACAAATCGCGCCCGCACGTGCTTGTCCTGCATGGGGCCATCGTCTGGATCACCGCGCATCTGGCGCTTGGTCAGATCTACGATGCGACCCTGGCCCTGCTGACCGCCGCGCATCTGCTGATTGACGCCATCAAGACCTATGGCGGCTTTCGCAAGCTGGGCGCCTTCCTTCTCGATCAGATGGCCCACCTCGCCACGCTTCTCGCCGCCGCCTCCTATGCGCCCACGCTCTGGAGCACCGGCGCCTGGGCCGCATATGACCCGCTCCTGCCCCTCATGGCGCTCGCCGCAGGGGCCATAACCGCCCTCACCGCGGGCCGCCATGCCGTGGCCCTTTTGATGCAGCCCCACACGCAGCGTATCCGCAACGCCGGTCTGCGCGATGGCGGACGCCAGATCGGCCTTCTCGAACGCGGCCTGATCTACCTGATGATGCTGGCCGGACAGCCGCTCGGCGTCGGTTTTCTGATCGCGGCCAAATCCGTCCTGCGCTTCGGCACCGCTATGCGTGACCAGCGGCTTGCCGAATACGTGATCATCGGCACGCTCGCCTCCTTCGGCTGGGCCATTGCCACCGCTCTTGCCACACAAGCCCTTCTCGGGGCTTTGCCCCCTCTTGAGATCATCCCCTCGTCGCCCTAA
- a CDS encoding HesB/IscA family protein, whose translation MFSIPGKQAVTITPRAAAQIAKLMAEGESQGLRIGVKKGGCAGMEYTMDYVAEIDPLDEVVEQDGARVMIAPMAQMFLFGTEIDYEVSLLESGFRFKNPNVTEACGCGESIKFADM comes from the coding sequence ATGTTCAGCATTCCCGGCAAACAGGCCGTCACGATCACACCCCGCGCCGCCGCGCAGATCGCCAAACTCATGGCCGAAGGCGAAAGCCAGGGCCTGCGTATCGGCGTCAAGAAAGGCGGCTGCGCCGGTATGGAATACACGATGGACTATGTGGCCGAGATCGACCCGCTCGACGAGGTGGTCGAACAGGACGGCGCGCGTGTGATGATCGCCCCGATGGCACAGATGTTCCTCTTCGGCACCGAAATCGACTATGAGGTGAGCCTGCTCGAGTCGGGGTTCCGCTTCAAGAATCCCAACGTGACCGAAGCCTGCGGCTGCGGCGAATCGATCAAGTTCGCCGATATGTAG
- the tpiA gene encoding triose-phosphate isomerase gives MRRKLAAGNWKMNGTSAALAEAEAIAQTHAASPVELLLCLPATLLSRAHDRLAASSLSLGGQDCHAETSGAHTGDISAPMLADAGARAVILGHSERREAHEESSEMVRAKARAAHEAGLMAVICMGESLAQREAANTLDIIAGQLSSSVPDTATGENTVIAYEPIWAIGTGLTATTDQIGEVHDFIRARLERRFGAGVGRSTRLLYGGSVKPDNAAQIFATPNVDGALVGGASLTQADFSPIVTALEAAPEN, from the coding sequence ATGCGACGCAAACTGGCCGCCGGCAATTGGAAGATGAACGGCACATCTGCCGCCCTGGCCGAGGCCGAGGCCATCGCACAGACCCATGCCGCCTCGCCTGTCGAGCTGCTCCTCTGCCTGCCCGCCACGTTGCTCAGCCGCGCCCATGACCGGCTCGCCGCCTCCAGTCTGTCCCTTGGCGGACAGGACTGCCATGCCGAGACAAGCGGCGCGCATACCGGCGACATCTCCGCGCCGATGCTGGCGGATGCGGGCGCGCGCGCGGTGATCCTCGGGCATTCCGAACGCCGCGAAGCACATGAAGAAAGCTCTGAAATGGTCCGCGCCAAGGCCCGTGCCGCGCATGAGGCAGGGCTGATGGCGGTGATCTGCATGGGCGAAAGCCTGGCTCAGCGAGAGGCCGCCAACACACTCGACATCATCGCCGGACAGCTCTCCAGTTCCGTCCCCGACACCGCCACCGGCGAAAACACCGTCATCGCCTATGAGCCGATCTGGGCCATCGGCACCGGGCTGACCGCCACCACCGATCAGATCGGCGAGGTGCATGACTTCATCCGCGCCCGGCTCGAACGCCGCTTCGGTGCCGGGGTCGGCCGCTCCACCCGCCTGCTCTATGGCGGCTCGGTCAAACCCGACAATGCCGCCCAGATCTTCGCCACCCCCAATGTCGATGGCGCACTCGTGGGCGGGGCCAGCCTGACGCAGGCTGATTTCTCTCCCATCGTCACCGCGCTTGAAGCCGCCCCCGAGAACTGA
- a CDS encoding Lrp/AsnC family transcriptional regulator has protein sequence MSVRLDELDRKILVQLQQDGGQSLDDIAKIVGSSKTPVWNRIRKMREAGVIKSQTYLLDAEALGFEACFFVLIRTSEHDAGWQAAFLKALRDRPEVQEAHRLAGDIDYILKVRVANARAYDTFYQALISEVKVHNVTALLSMEEIKSTTALPL, from the coding sequence ATGTCAGTCCGTCTGGATGAGTTAGACCGGAAAATCCTTGTGCAGCTGCAACAGGACGGGGGGCAATCACTCGATGACATTGCCAAGATCGTCGGCAGTTCCAAGACGCCGGTGTGGAACCGGATTCGCAAGATGCGCGAGGCCGGGGTGATCAAGAGCCAGACCTATCTGCTGGACGCCGAGGCGCTGGGGTTCGAGGCCTGTTTCTTTGTGCTGATCCGCACGTCGGAGCATGATGCGGGCTGGCAGGCGGCCTTCCTGAAGGCGCTGCGCGACCGGCCCGAGGTGCAGGAGGCGCACCGGCTGGCGGGCGATATCGATTATATCCTGAAGGTGCGCGTGGCCAATGCGCGGGCTTATGACACGTTTTACCAGGCGCTGATTTCAGAGGTGAAGGTGCATAACGTGACAGCGCTTTTGTCGATGGAGGAGATCAAGTCGACCACGGCGCTGCCTCTGTGA
- a CDS encoding DUF2849 domain-containing protein produces the protein MPREFTPKVVTGNALIEGDVIYQTADDGWTRNLSEAELLTDEAEARLRLLMAEGQPDQVVGPYLADARPGASGPEPTHFREAFRRTGPSNYFHGKQAELG, from the coding sequence ATGCCCCGCGAATTCACTCCCAAAGTTGTCACCGGAAACGCCCTGATCGAAGGCGATGTGATCTATCAGACTGCCGATGACGGCTGGACCCGCAATCTGTCGGAGGCCGAACTTTTGACGGACGAGGCCGAGGCCAGGCTGCGCCTGCTCATGGCCGAAGGCCAGCCCGATCAGGTGGTCGGGCCCTATCTGGCGGATGCCAGACCCGGTGCCAGCGGCCCCGAGCCCACCCATTTCCGCGAGGCGTTCCGCCGCACCGGACCCTCCAACTATTTCCACGGCAAACAGGCGGAGCTGGGCTGA
- a CDS encoding nitrite/sulfite reductase yields the protein MYDYTDFDAAFVATRNRQFRQQVERRIAGALTEDEFKPLRLMNGLYLQLHAYMLRVAIPYGTLGSRQMRKLAEIADRWDKGYGHFTTRQNIQYNWPKLSDVPDMLDALAEVNMHAIQTSGNTIRNVTADHFAGAAADEVADPRPVAELIRQWSTDHPEFQFLPRKFKIAVSGATQDRAVTRAHDIGLQIVERDREIGYAVIVGGGLGRTPMIGKVINDFVSQADLLPYLEAVVSVWNLLGRRDNKYKSRIKITVHEHGIDDIRARVGERFKVIRPTFSGIDLALFDEIKAAFAPPAFREGSTAIYETAYKTDPIFRAWADTNLAPHRAPGYAIVQISLKAHGATPGDATAGQMRVMADLAERFGHDELRISHEQNVILPHVHKSDLPELHAELKKHGLATANIGLISDIIACPGMDYCALATARSIPVAQQIATRFDELKLEHEIGDLKIKISGCINACGHHHVGHIGILGLDRAGVENYQITLGGDHTQDAAIGERTGPGFAYDEIIPAIERIVYAYLDLRESPEESFLATYRRIGMAPFKAALYEKAEAYAAE from the coding sequence ATGTACGACTATACAGACTTTGACGCGGCATTCGTCGCGACACGCAACCGCCAGTTCCGCCAGCAGGTGGAGCGCCGCATCGCGGGCGCGCTGACCGAGGATGAGTTCAAGCCGCTGCGCCTGATGAACGGGCTCTATTTGCAACTGCATGCCTATATGCTGCGCGTGGCCATTCCCTATGGCACGTTGGGTAGCCGCCAGATGCGCAAACTGGCCGAGATCGCGGACCGCTGGGACAAGGGCTATGGCCATTTCACCACGCGCCAGAACATCCAGTATAACTGGCCCAAGCTTTCGGACGTGCCCGACATGCTCGACGCGCTGGCCGAGGTGAACATGCACGCCATCCAGACCTCGGGCAATACGATCCGCAACGTGACGGCAGACCATTTCGCCGGGGCCGCCGCCGATGAGGTGGCCGATCCGCGCCCGGTGGCCGAGCTGATCCGGCAATGGTCGACCGATCACCCCGAGTTCCAGTTCCTGCCGCGCAAGTTCAAGATCGCCGTGTCGGGGGCCACTCAGGACCGCGCCGTCACCCGCGCGCATGATATCGGATTGCAGATCGTCGAACGGGACAGAGAGATCGGCTATGCCGTGATCGTCGGCGGCGGGCTGGGCCGGACCCCGATGATTGGCAAGGTTATCAATGACTTCGTAAGCCAAGCTGATCTTCTGCCTTATCTTGAGGCGGTGGTGTCGGTCTGGAACCTGCTGGGCCGGCGCGACAACAAATACAAATCGCGCATCAAGATCACCGTGCACGAGCATGGCATCGACGACATTCGCGCCCGCGTCGGCGAACGCTTCAAGGTGATCCGGCCGACCTTCTCCGGCATCGACCTTGCCCTGTTTGACGAGATCAAGGCCGCCTTCGCCCCGCCCGCCTTCCGCGAGGGCAGCACGGCGATTTACGAAACCGCGTATAAGACCGACCCGATCTTCCGCGCCTGGGCCGACACCAACCTCGCCCCGCACCGCGCACCGGGCTATGCCATCGTGCAAATCAGCCTCAAGGCGCATGGGGCCACGCCAGGCGATGCCACCGCCGGGCAGATGCGCGTGATGGCCGATCTGGCGGAACGCTTCGGCCATGACGAGCTGCGCATCTCGCACGAGCAGAACGTGATCCTGCCGCATGTGCACAAATCCGACCTGCCGGAACTGCACGCCGAACTGAAAAAACACGGGCTGGCCACGGCCAATATCGGGCTGATCTCGGATATCATCGCCTGCCCTGGCATGGATTACTGCGCGCTGGCCACGGCCCGGTCCATCCCCGTGGCGCAGCAGATCGCGACACGCTTCGACGAGCTGAAGCTGGAGCATGAGATCGGTGATCTGAAAATCAAGATCTCGGGCTGCATCAATGCCTGCGGGCATCACCATGTCGGCCATATCGGCATTCTGGGTCTCGACCGCGCGGGCGTGGAAAACTACCAGATCACGCTGGGCGGCGACCATACCCAGGATGCTGCCATCGGTGAACGCACCGGGCCGGGTTTTGCCTATGACGAGATCATCCCGGCGATCGAGCGGATCGTCTATGCCTATCTCGACCTGCGCGAGAGCCCCGAGGAAAGCTTTCTCGCCACTTACAGGCGCATCGGCATGGCCCCGTTCAAGGCAGCACTTTATGAGAAGGCCGAAGCCTATGCCGCTGAATGA
- a CDS encoding phosphoadenylyl-sulfate reductase: protein MPLNDLAPRVAGLNEWYRLHSATAVLTHALTAPEAGKLALVSSFGAESVVLLHLVSVIAPATPVIFIDTELLFTETLVYQQELAERLGLRDLRIIRASAAEIDQADPTGTLHRHDPDACCALRKSAPLARALDGFDGWITGRKRYQGGARESLEFFETEDGTGRMKVNPLAHWSREDVQTYMTENRLPRHPLVAQGYPSIGCMPCTSPVATGEDPRSGRWRGQQKTECGIHFVNGTAQRIGENA, encoded by the coding sequence ATGCCGCTGAATGACCTTGCCCCACGGGTGGCGGGCCTGAACGAATGGTACAGGCTCCATTCCGCCACCGCCGTGCTGACCCATGCGCTGACCGCGCCCGAGGCGGGCAAACTGGCGCTGGTGTCCAGCTTCGGCGCGGAATCGGTGGTGCTCTTGCATCTGGTCTCGGTGATAGCGCCCGCAACGCCGGTGATCTTTATCGACACGGAACTCCTGTTTACCGAAACGCTGGTCTACCAGCAGGAGCTGGCCGAGCGGCTGGGGCTGCGCGATCTGCGGATCATCCGGGCCAGTGCCGCGGAAATTGACCAGGCGGATCCGACCGGCACGCTGCACCGGCACGATCCCGACGCCTGCTGCGCCCTGCGCAAGAGCGCGCCACTGGCCCGCGCGCTTGACGGGTTCGACGGCTGGATCACCGGGCGCAAACGCTATCAGGGCGGCGCGCGAGAAAGCCTTGAGTTCTTCGAGACCGAAGACGGGACAGGCCGGATGAAGGTCAATCCGCTCGCGCATTGGTCGCGCGAGGATGTGCAGACCTACATGACCGAAAACCGCCTGCCCCGGCACCCTCTGGTGGCGCAGGGCTATCCGTCGATCGGCTGCATGCCCTGCACCAGCCCCGTGGCAACAGGCGAAGACCCCAGATCAGGCCGCTGGCGCGGCCAGCAGAAAACCGAATGCGGCATCCATTTCGTCAATGGCACCGCCCAACGCATAGGAGAGAACGCATGA
- a CDS encoding DUF934 domain-containing protein: protein MSVIVTDTGFAKDDWDAPIVALEDAYEGVAIDLPSSADPLELAGRLPDVPMIRVDFPSFSDGRGFTIARQLRLMGFTGRLRARGHVLADQFAMARRAGFDEVEISDEMAERQPQTHWLFRADWKAHDYQARLRG from the coding sequence ATGAGCGTGATTGTGACCGATACCGGCTTTGCCAAGGATGACTGGGACGCGCCGATTGTGGCGCTCGAGGATGCCTATGAGGGGGTCGCGATCGACCTGCCCTCCTCTGCCGATCCGCTGGAGCTGGCAGGCCGCCTGCCCGATGTGCCGATGATCCGCGTGGATTTCCCCAGCTTCTCCGACGGGCGTGGTTTTACCATTGCGCGGCAGCTCAGGCTGATGGGCTTCACCGGGCGGCTCAGGGCGCGAGGGCATGTCCTTGCGGATCAGTTCGCCATGGCGCGGCGCGCGGGCTTCGACGAGGTGGAGATCAGCGACGAAATGGCCGAGCGCCAGCCGCAGACGCACTGGCTTTTCCGGGCGGATTGGAAGGCGCATGACTACCAGGCCCGCTTGCGCGGCTAA